In Mangrovivirga cuniculi, the following proteins share a genomic window:
- a CDS encoding porin family protein — protein MTDQFFKLFKKTAIILGSLILFPGLIFGQVKEEANGCAKTLQNARKTYEQGRIEEIPGLLNECLQSGFNEQEKVEAYRLLTLANLYFDEKGKAQESMLKMLKIDPEYEINPVVDPPEFINLYNMFRTNPVYLFGGMAGANFTQVNVIQNYSLDNPELTDAEYRVRTGFQVGVIFEFSLSKRISLMTGPQFNFLTYEYRESKLGFAKETFIEKQSRISLPLTFKYEFNGDKIIPFFRIGAEGNYLLGAEADVERFDDFGDQDVADGNRGVKGPSVDLSEQRMNFNWSVVAGGGIKVRELLGRGYFTFDVRYAYGMMNVVNPENRYSNTELKYDYLHLDDDFKMNNLMISIGYTVPVYRPKLKKNKKDLIY, from the coding sequence GGTAGCTTGATACTATTTCCCGGTCTGATTTTCGGACAGGTAAAAGAAGAAGCAAATGGGTGTGCCAAAACACTTCAAAATGCACGAAAAACCTATGAGCAGGGAAGGATTGAAGAGATACCGGGCTTGCTGAATGAATGTCTTCAATCGGGTTTTAATGAGCAGGAAAAAGTAGAAGCATACAGGTTACTTACTCTGGCAAACCTTTATTTTGACGAGAAAGGCAAGGCGCAGGAATCGATGCTGAAAATGTTAAAAATTGATCCTGAATACGAGATCAATCCGGTTGTGGATCCGCCTGAATTTATCAATCTCTATAATATGTTCAGAACCAATCCGGTTTATCTGTTTGGAGGAATGGCAGGAGCAAATTTTACCCAGGTAAACGTAATTCAGAATTATAGTCTTGATAATCCGGAATTAACCGATGCTGAGTATCGTGTAAGAACGGGCTTTCAGGTAGGAGTGATCTTTGAATTTTCGTTAAGTAAAAGAATATCTTTGATGACAGGTCCACAGTTCAATTTTCTCACTTATGAATACAGAGAGAGTAAGCTGGGATTTGCCAAAGAAACCTTTATAGAGAAGCAAAGCAGAATTTCTCTTCCGCTAACTTTTAAGTATGAATTTAATGGGGATAAAATAATTCCTTTTTTTCGAATTGGTGCAGAAGGAAACTATTTACTTGGAGCAGAAGCTGATGTGGAACGATTTGATGATTTTGGAGACCAGGATGTTGCTGATGGAAACAGAGGAGTAAAAGGTCCTTCAGTAGATCTTTCAGAACAGCGGATGAACTTTAACTGGTCAGTAGTTGCCGGTGGAGGTATAAAAGTCAGGGAACTGTTGGGTAGAGGTTATTTTACGTTTGATGTTCGTTATGCTTATGGAATGATGAATGTAGTTAACCCGGAAAACCGATATTCAAATACAGAATTAAAATACGACTACCTTCACCTGGATGATGATTTTAAAATGAATAACCTGATGATTTCGATTGGTTATACAGTGCCGGTATATCGTCCGAAGTTAAAGAAGAATAAAAAGGATCTTATTTATTGA